One stretch of Nicotiana tabacum cultivar K326 chromosome 18, ASM71507v2, whole genome shotgun sequence DNA includes these proteins:
- the LOC142172550 gene encoding F-box protein At3g07870-like yields the protein MAFEVDGGGDEQDPIMVLEAVMADMVQAVALALVMALQCFTWTTELLGSLFNIICKDEEDFAETFGRLPDCLIIDILSRLPVDCLVRFRRDCRDLRALISSHDFTTVHLSRARPMLLIHDYYESTKNGQQLYVFGAEHLNGKNVFRKLHLRPELTINNKRWEQPPTLQCSCQGVILFADPMYPTYYALNPITQEEVTIKHTPDPGKSCALYFCPLTRQFKLLYVQAQGSLCQYFVYMLKTQTWRKIQSSSTFNFLPYRNSHAVVNGALHWIMYTDFEKEGIPPCANGIMVFRMDKEELSAMPHPGSLCTSKKVHTTMTLIVKENCLSFCHLLVSEHAVDIWILEDYEMRAWNKRYKVTLFDKKIFFLLFCLIFSPGRYL from the exons CCGTCGCTCTCGCCCTG GTCATGGCACTTCAATGCTTCACTTGGACTACAGAACTCTTGGGTTCATTATTCAATATTATATGTAAAGATGAAGAAGATTTTGCAGAAACTTTCGGACGCTTACCAGATTGTCTTATCATTGATATCCTGAGTAGACTTCCAGTAGATTGCCTTGTTAGATTTCGAAGGGATTGTAGGGATTTGAGAGCTTTGATCTCATCACACGATTTTACCACCGTACATCTCAGTAGAGCTAGACCCATGCTGCTCATACATGATTATTACGAGAGTACCAAGAACGGGCAGCAACTATATGTGTTTGGTGCTGAACATCTTAATGGGAAGAATGTGTTCAGGAAACTTCATCTCAGACCTGAGCTTACGATTAATAATAAGCGCTGGGAACAACCCCCAACTCTTCAATGCTCTTGTCAAGGAGTTATTCTGTTTGCTGATCCCATGTACCCTACTTATTATGCTTTGAACCCGATAACACAAGAGGAAGTAACCATAAAACATACACCAGATCCCGGAAAATCGTGTGCTCTTTATTTTTGTCCATTAACAAGACAATTCAAACTTCTTTATGTACAAGCACAAGGGAGTTTGTGTCAGTATTTTGTATACATGTTGAAGACACAGACGTGGAGGAAAATCCAATCATCGTCCACTTTCAACTTTTTGCCATATCGTAACTCTCACGCAGTTGTTAATGGAGCATTGCATTGGATCATGTATACTGATTTTGAAAAAGAAGGGATtcctccttgtgcaaatggaatcATGGTATTTAGAATGGATAAGGAAGAACTCTCCGCTATGCCTCATCCTGGAAGTTTGTGTACCTCAAAGAAAGTGCATACAACTATGACTCTTATAGTGAAGGAAAACTGTTTGTCTTTCTGTCACTTGCTTGTCTCTGAGCATGCAGTGGATATATGGATCTTGGAAGACTATGAAATGAGGGCATGGAACAAAAGGTACAAGGTTACTCTCTTTGACAAGaaaatttttttccttttattttgccttatATTCTCCCCGGGTCGATATCTATAG